The proteins below come from a single Pandoraea apista genomic window:
- the gluQRS gene encoding tRNA glutamyl-Q(34) synthetase GluQRS, whose protein sequence is MAHTSVHDATPPASLARRYRGRFAPSPTGPLHLGSLVTALASWLDARAHDGVWIVRMEDLDTPRCVPGAAEDILATLTRLGLHSDEPVVWQSRRHALYEQALASLTAHGRVYPCGCTRREIADSLTRVHARHSTLAYPGTCRDGLHGKTARAWRLRVPDGDAARMHFEDRWMGPQTQDLATEVGDFVLKRADGQWAYQLAVVVDDQAQGITDIVRGEDLLDSTARQIYLQTCLGAPTPRYLHVPLVMAEDGEKLSKQNGAAPLVLDTPDAVLTALKHAAIHLGLPPSLASVSHCEDFYAAATQAWREQRGR, encoded by the coding sequence GTGGCCCACACTTCGGTGCACGACGCCACACCGCCCGCCAGCCTCGCGCGCCGCTACCGGGGCCGTTTTGCGCCTTCGCCGACCGGCCCGCTGCACCTCGGCTCGCTCGTTACCGCGCTGGCCAGTTGGCTCGATGCGCGCGCCCATGACGGCGTCTGGATCGTCCGCATGGAAGATCTCGACACGCCGCGATGTGTGCCGGGCGCGGCCGAAGACATTCTCGCTACCCTGACACGTCTGGGCCTGCACTCGGACGAGCCCGTCGTCTGGCAAAGCCGGCGGCACGCCCTCTACGAGCAAGCACTTGCTTCGCTTACGGCTCACGGACGGGTGTACCCCTGCGGTTGCACGCGGCGCGAGATTGCCGACTCGCTCACACGCGTACACGCCCGTCACAGTACGCTCGCCTATCCAGGCACCTGCCGCGACGGTCTGCACGGCAAGACGGCACGCGCGTGGCGCCTGCGGGTGCCGGACGGCGACGCGGCTCGCATGCACTTCGAAGATCGTTGGATGGGCCCGCAAACGCAGGATCTGGCAACGGAAGTCGGGGACTTCGTGCTCAAGCGGGCCGATGGCCAGTGGGCTTACCAGTTGGCCGTGGTCGTCGACGATCAGGCGCAGGGCATCACCGATATCGTGCGTGGCGAAGATCTGCTGGATTCGACGGCGCGTCAGATCTATCTTCAGACCTGTCTCGGCGCACCAACGCCACGCTATCTGCACGTCCCGCTGGTCATGGCTGAGGACGGCGAGAAGCTGAGCAAGCAAAACGGTGCCGCGCCGCTCGTCCTCGATACGCCCGACGCAGTGCTCACCGCCCTCAAGCACGCCGCCATCCATCTCGGCTTACCGCCGTCACTCGCCAGCGTATCTCACTGCGAAGACTTCTACGCGGCAGCCACGCAGGCTTGGCGAGAACAGCGCGGACGCTGA
- a CDS encoding sulfurtransferase produces the protein MSIVNIAAYKFVTLDDIATLRPALLERCQALDLKGTILLAPEGINLFLAGSREAIDTFLGSLRADARFADLTVKESLSETQPFRRMLVRQKKEIITMKMPVIKPADGRAPGVDPVTLKRWLDAGQDDEGRPVVMLDTRNDFEIDVGTFDNAIDYRLTKFSEFPDVIAAHREDFEGKTIVSFCTGGIRCEKAAIYMRDIGLEHTYQLDGGILKYFEDVGGAHYRGDCFVFDYRTALTPELAPSTTKQCFACRAVVTAEDQQSPDYVEGAHCPACVGTRAAVSAPESAATAKTSITPATSA, from the coding sequence ATGTCTATCGTCAATATCGCTGCGTACAAGTTCGTCACGCTCGACGACATCGCGACCCTGCGTCCGGCCCTGCTCGAACGCTGTCAGGCACTCGACCTGAAGGGCACCATCCTGCTCGCACCGGAAGGTATCAACCTGTTTCTGGCTGGCTCGCGCGAGGCCATCGACACTTTCCTTGGCAGCCTGCGCGCCGATGCCCGCTTTGCCGACCTCACCGTCAAGGAAAGCCTGTCCGAGACGCAGCCGTTCCGCCGGATGCTGGTGCGTCAGAAGAAGGAAATCATCACGATGAAGATGCCGGTCATCAAGCCGGCAGATGGCCGTGCGCCCGGCGTCGACCCCGTCACGCTCAAGCGCTGGCTCGACGCGGGCCAGGACGACGAAGGCCGCCCGGTCGTCATGCTCGACACGCGCAACGACTTCGAGATCGATGTCGGCACGTTCGACAACGCCATCGATTATCGTCTGACGAAATTCTCGGAATTTCCCGACGTCATCGCCGCACACCGCGAGGACTTCGAAGGCAAGACCATCGTATCGTTCTGCACCGGCGGTATTCGTTGCGAGAAGGCGGCGATCTACATGCGCGATATCGGTCTCGAACATACGTATCAGCTCGACGGCGGTATTCTCAAGTACTTTGAAGACGTGGGCGGCGCACATTATCGGGGCGACTGCTTCGTGTTCGACTACCGCACGGCGCTCACCCCCGAACTCGCACCGTCGACGACCAAGCAGTGCTTCGCATGCCGTGCCGTAGTCACAGCCGAGGACCAACAAAGCCCCGATTACGTCGAAGGTGCGCACTGTCCGGCATGCGTTGGCACCCGGGCGGCCGTCAGCGCACCGGAAAGCGCCGCGACGGCTAAGACGTCCATCACGCCCGCCACGTCCGCCTAA
- the dnaE gene encoding DNA polymerase III subunit alpha: MSEPRFVHLRLHSEYSIADGIVRLDDVVKAAAKDGQGALALTDLANMFGAIRFYKEARGKGVKPIIGCDAWITNAADRDKPSRLLLLARDKEGYLNLCQLLSKAWLGNQWRGRAEIEPSWLQADGLARGLLALSGAQMGDIGAALAAGNSELALQCAQHWASVFPGAFYIELQRTGQAGMENYVQQAVQLAAKAGLPVVATHPIQFMTADDFTAHEARVCISEGEMLGNARRVRRFTQDQSFRTQDDMIAAFEDVPSAVANTVEIAKRCNLTLELGKPKLPRFPTPDGMSLDDYLVHLSKEGLETRLAQLFPDEAERDKQRPDYYKRLDFETGTIIKMGFPGYFLIVADFIQWAKNNGVPVGPGRGSGAGSLVAYALGITDLDPLKYNLLFERFLNPERVSMPDFDIDFCQDGRDRVIQYVKEKYGADAVSQIATFGSMAAKAAVRDVGRVLDLGYNFVDGISKLIPFKPGKHVTIDDALKEEPQLAERFQTEDEVKQLIELAQRVEGLTRNVGMHAGGVLIAPGKLTDFCPLYTQGSGEDASGVVSQYDKDDVEAVGLVKFDFLGLTTLTILNWAERYIKRLHPEMADWSLDQVSLTDPAAFSILKKANTVAVFQLESRGMQGMLKDAQPDRFEDIIALVALYRPGPMDLIPSFCARKHGREKVEYPDPRVEPVLQETYGIMVYQEQVMQMAQIIGGYSLGGADLLRRAMGKKKAEEMAEHREIFAKGAAENGLTREKSDEIFDLMEKFAGYGFNKSHAAAYALLAYYTAWLKAHHPAEFMAANMSLAMDDTDKVKILYEDCLSSANGLGVLPPDVNVSAYRFEPADSKTVRYGLGAIKGSGQSAIEEILRAREERPFTDLFDFCARIDRRVVNRRTIEALIRAGAFDSIHENRAQLMASVPMAMEAAEQASAAANQVSLFDLGDESLQAPLELADEPAWTDKRKLQEEKQALGFYLSGHMFDSYSEEVRRFVRTRIRDLSEGRDRLVAGVIASMRTMMTQRGKMLIVQLDDGTGTLEVTIFNEQFEANKHLFKEDELLIVQGNARPDSFTGGLRFTTESLMDLGRARARFARALKLSFNGNADWTRLRATLQPHCTMYRVAATASSGGGGFNGGGGGFGRRNGSNGNGNGDDDKQSGLPVHIVYRRPDAECESRLGDDWRVQPGDELLGELRHWLKPDSVQIIY, from the coding sequence ATGTCAGAACCTCGCTTCGTCCACCTCCGTCTCCATTCCGAATACTCGATCGCCGATGGCATCGTGCGGCTCGACGACGTCGTCAAGGCCGCCGCCAAGGACGGTCAGGGCGCGCTCGCGCTGACCGATCTCGCGAACATGTTCGGCGCCATCCGTTTCTACAAGGAAGCCCGCGGCAAGGGCGTCAAGCCGATCATCGGCTGCGACGCCTGGATCACGAACGCTGCCGACCGCGACAAGCCGTCGCGCCTGTTGCTCCTTGCGCGCGACAAGGAAGGCTATCTGAACCTGTGCCAGTTGCTGTCCAAGGCGTGGCTAGGCAATCAGTGGCGTGGGCGGGCAGAGATTGAACCGTCGTGGCTTCAGGCCGACGGACTCGCACGCGGCCTGCTGGCGCTTTCCGGCGCGCAGATGGGCGACATTGGTGCCGCACTGGCGGCGGGCAATTCCGAACTGGCGTTGCAGTGCGCGCAGCACTGGGCAAGCGTGTTCCCGGGGGCGTTCTATATCGAGTTGCAGCGCACCGGTCAGGCCGGCATGGAAAACTACGTGCAGCAGGCCGTGCAACTGGCGGCGAAAGCCGGGCTGCCCGTCGTCGCCACGCATCCGATCCAGTTCATGACGGCCGACGATTTCACCGCGCACGAGGCGCGCGTGTGTATTTCGGAAGGCGAGATGCTGGGCAACGCACGCCGTGTGCGCCGTTTCACTCAGGATCAGAGTTTCCGCACGCAGGACGACATGATTGCCGCGTTCGAGGACGTGCCTTCCGCGGTGGCCAACACGGTTGAGATCGCCAAGCGCTGCAACCTGACGCTCGAGCTCGGCAAGCCGAAGCTGCCGCGCTTCCCCACGCCGGACGGTATGTCGCTCGATGACTACCTCGTGCACCTGTCCAAGGAAGGGCTGGAGACGCGTCTCGCGCAGTTGTTCCCCGACGAGGCGGAGCGAGACAAGCAGCGCCCGGACTATTACAAGCGGCTCGACTTCGAGACGGGCACGATCATCAAGATGGGGTTCCCCGGCTACTTCCTGATCGTGGCGGACTTCATCCAATGGGCGAAGAACAACGGTGTGCCGGTGGGTCCGGGCCGGGGGTCGGGCGCCGGTTCGCTGGTCGCCTACGCGTTGGGCATTACCGACCTCGACCCGCTTAAGTACAACCTGCTGTTCGAGCGCTTCCTGAATCCGGAACGCGTTTCGATGCCCGACTTCGATATCGATTTCTGTCAGGACGGGCGCGATCGGGTCATTCAGTACGTCAAGGAAAAGTACGGCGCGGACGCCGTTTCGCAGATCGCGACCTTCGGCTCGATGGCCGCCAAGGCCGCGGTGCGCGACGTTGGCCGCGTGCTGGATCTCGGCTACAACTTCGTCGACGGCATTTCCAAGCTGATCCCGTTCAAGCCGGGCAAGCACGTCACCATCGACGACGCGCTCAAGGAAGAGCCGCAACTCGCCGAGCGTTTCCAGACCGAGGACGAAGTCAAACAGTTGATCGAGTTGGCGCAGCGCGTCGAAGGCCTCACGCGTAACGTCGGCATGCACGCCGGGGGCGTGTTGATCGCGCCGGGCAAGCTGACGGATTTCTGCCCGCTGTACACACAGGGCAGCGGCGAAGATGCCAGCGGCGTGGTGAGTCAGTACGACAAGGACGACGTGGAAGCCGTTGGCCTGGTGAAGTTCGACTTTCTGGGGCTGACAACGCTCACGATCCTGAACTGGGCCGAGCGCTACATCAAACGCTTGCACCCGGAGATGGCGGACTGGTCGCTCGATCAGGTTTCCCTCACGGACCCCGCCGCGTTCAGCATCCTCAAGAAAGCCAACACGGTGGCTGTGTTCCAGTTGGAAAGCCGCGGCATGCAGGGCATGTTGAAAGACGCTCAGCCTGACCGGTTCGAGGACATCATCGCGCTGGTCGCGTTGTACCGCCCCGGCCCGATGGACCTGATCCCGAGCTTCTGCGCCCGTAAGCATGGCCGTGAGAAGGTGGAATATCCGGATCCGCGCGTTGAGCCGGTGCTCCAGGAGACCTACGGCATCATGGTCTATCAGGAGCAGGTGATGCAGATGGCGCAGATCATCGGCGGATACTCGCTCGGTGGCGCCGACTTGCTGCGTCGCGCGATGGGGAAGAAAAAGGCCGAAGAAATGGCCGAGCATCGCGAGATTTTCGCGAAGGGAGCCGCTGAAAACGGCCTCACGCGCGAAAAGTCGGACGAAATCTTCGACTTGATGGAGAAGTTCGCGGGTTACGGCTTCAATAAGTCGCACGCGGCGGCGTATGCGCTGCTCGCGTATTACACCGCATGGCTCAAGGCGCACCACCCCGCCGAATTCATGGCAGCCAACATGAGCTTGGCCATGGACGACACGGACAAGGTCAAGATTCTCTACGAAGACTGCCTGTCGAGCGCCAACGGGTTGGGCGTGCTGCCGCCGGACGTCAACGTCTCGGCTTATCGCTTCGAGCCCGCCGATTCGAAGACCGTGCGTTACGGTCTGGGGGCCATTAAAGGTAGCGGCCAATCGGCGATCGAAGAAATTCTGCGCGCCCGCGAAGAGCGGCCGTTCACCGATCTGTTCGACTTCTGCGCGCGGATCGACCGTCGGGTGGTGAATCGTCGCACGATTGAAGCCTTGATTCGAGCCGGCGCGTTCGACAGCATTCACGAGAACCGTGCGCAGTTGATGGCATCGGTGCCGATGGCGATGGAGGCTGCCGAACAGGCGAGCGCAGCGGCCAATCAGGTCAGTCTCTTCGATCTCGGCGACGAAAGCTTGCAAGCCCCGCTGGAGCTTGCCGACGAGCCGGCGTGGACCGACAAGCGCAAGCTGCAGGAAGAGAAGCAGGCACTGGGCTTCTATTTGTCCGGCCACATGTTCGACTCGTACTCGGAGGAGGTGCGCCGTTTCGTGCGCACGCGTATCCGTGACCTTTCCGAGGGACGGGACAGGCTCGTCGCCGGGGTGATTGCCAGCATGCGCACGATGATGACTCAGCGCGGCAAGATGCTGATCGTTCAACTCGACGACGGCACAGGCACGCTCGAAGTGACGATCTTCAACGAACAGTTCGAGGCGAACAAGCACCTCTTCAAGGAAGACGAACTGTTGATCGTGCAGGGCAATGCGCGCCCCGACAGCTTTACGGGCGGTTTGCGCTTCACCACGGAAAGCCTGATGGATCTCGGCCGGGCCCGTGCGCGCTTCGCGCGCGCGCTCAAGCTGTCGTTCAATGGCAATGCAGACTGGACACGTCTGCGCGCCACGCTGCAACCGCACTGCACGATGTACCGCGTCGCGGCTACCGCGAGTTCCGGCGGTGGCGGATTCAATGGCGGCGGCGGTGGCTTCGGCCGCCGGAATGGCAGCAACGGTAACGGCAATGGTGACGACGACAAGCAGAGCGGCTTGCCGGTGCACATTGTGTACCGTCGGCCGGACGCCGAATGCGAGTCACGATTGGGTGATGACTGGCGGGTACAGCCCGGCGATGAATTGCTTGGCGAGCTTCGCCATTGGCTCAAGCCCGACTCGGTACAGATCATTTATTGA
- a CDS encoding glycosyltransferase family 2 protein has protein sequence MFSIIVPTWNNLALLQLCVRSIRQNSSHAHQIIVHVNDGSDGSLEWVRAEGIEHTASPGNIGICYAVNQAAALAREKYIVYLNDDMYCCPGWDSALIERAEAMPDKAFMLSGTMIEPVDTRNPCVLVHDFGRDVDTFDEAGLLAAVPTYAKPDWFGATWPPTLVHRDWWFLVGGYSTELSPGMSSDNDFSMKMWAAGARRFVGVGASLVYHFQCKSTGKVVKNDGRTQFLRKWGMTQSIFDRYYLRRGKPVPTGNDGRLPEPVDDGKLRWELFRSRVKRALAK, from the coding sequence ATGTTCTCCATCATCGTTCCGACGTGGAACAACCTCGCTTTGCTACAACTCTGCGTGCGCAGCATTCGCCAGAATTCGAGCCATGCCCACCAGATCATCGTTCACGTGAACGACGGATCGGATGGATCGCTAGAGTGGGTGCGAGCCGAGGGCATCGAGCATACGGCCTCGCCCGGGAACATTGGTATCTGCTACGCCGTGAATCAGGCCGCAGCGCTCGCACGTGAGAAGTACATTGTCTATCTGAACGACGACATGTACTGCTGCCCAGGCTGGGACAGCGCCCTGATCGAACGCGCCGAAGCCATGCCCGACAAGGCTTTTATGCTCTCGGGCACGATGATCGAGCCGGTCGACACCCGCAATCCTTGTGTGCTGGTGCACGACTTTGGCCGTGACGTCGATACCTTCGACGAAGCGGGGTTGCTTGCTGCGGTACCGACTTATGCCAAGCCCGATTGGTTTGGCGCCACCTGGCCGCCGACGCTAGTGCATCGCGACTGGTGGTTCCTCGTGGGCGGCTACAGCACCGAACTGAGCCCGGGCATGAGCAGTGACAACGATTTTTCGATGAAGATGTGGGCCGCAGGCGCTCGCCGTTTCGTGGGCGTCGGGGCGAGCCTTGTGTACCACTTCCAGTGCAAGAGCACCGGCAAAGTCGTGAAGAACGACGGCCGCACACAATTCCTGCGCAAGTGGGGCATGACCCAGTCCATTTTCGACCGCTATTACCTGCGTCGTGGCAAGCCGGTGCCGACGGGCAACGATGGACGTTTGCCCGAACCCGTCGACGACGGCAAACTGCGCTGGGAGCTATTCCGCTCCCGCGTGAAGCGCGCGCTCGCCAAGTAA
- a CDS encoding glycosyltransferase family 2 protein, translating to MSQTPHLSRLPLTVTILTRNERHNIAECIASVQSLASQIVVVDNASTDGTADIARAAGAEVHVTTDWPGFGPQKNRALSHATQPWVLSLDADERVTPELAADITAAIAQSAHTGYRMPRLSQFLGHWVRHCGWYPDYVLRLFRREAGRFSDNLVHERVIVDGEIGTLTHHLLHYSYTEARQVEDKVQRYARAGAKEMALRGKRVSPLKPWINGGWAFVRTFVLRRGFLDGATGAAIARMNARSAFLKYALLRRGDV from the coding sequence ATGTCGCAAACGCCGCATTTGTCGCGTTTGCCGCTTACGGTCACGATACTCACGCGCAACGAGCGTCATAACATAGCGGAGTGCATTGCGTCGGTGCAGTCGCTGGCATCTCAGATTGTCGTGGTCGACAACGCAAGCACGGACGGCACCGCAGATATCGCTCGCGCGGCGGGCGCCGAAGTGCACGTGACGACAGATTGGCCCGGCTTCGGTCCGCAAAAGAACCGCGCCCTTTCGCACGCCACGCAGCCGTGGGTGCTCTCGCTTGACGCCGATGAACGCGTCACGCCCGAGTTGGCCGCCGACATTACGGCAGCGATCGCACAAAGCGCCCATACGGGCTATCGGATGCCCCGCCTGTCGCAATTCCTCGGACACTGGGTGCGCCACTGCGGCTGGTATCCCGACTACGTGCTAAGGCTGTTCCGACGCGAGGCGGGTCGTTTTTCCGACAATCTCGTGCACGAGCGCGTGATCGTCGATGGCGAGATCGGCACTTTGACGCATCATCTGCTGCATTACAGCTATACCGAAGCCCGCCAGGTCGAGGACAAGGTGCAGCGTTATGCGCGCGCAGGCGCGAAAGAGATGGCGTTGCGAGGCAAGCGAGTTTCACCGCTCAAGCCGTGGATCAATGGAGGGTGGGCGTTCGTACGCACCTTTGTATTGCGTCGCGGTTTTCTCGACGGCGCGACCGGCGCCGCCATTGCGCGAATGAATGCGCGAAGTGCGTTCCTCAAGTACGCCTTGCTGCGACGTGGGGATGTCTGA
- the recQ gene encoding DNA helicase RecQ, which translates to MASALEVLRTVFGYNAFRGDQAAIVDHVADGGDALVLMPTGGGKSLCYQIPALLRPGIGIVVSPLIALMQDQVDALLQAGVRAAYLNSSLSFDEALDTERRAARGELDLLYVAPERLLTERFLDLLDRLDERGQLALFAIDEAHCVSQWGHDFRPEYIQLSALHERYPRVPRIALTATADNATRDEIQTRLGLTEARLFVSSFDRPNIRYEIVDRDNPRKQLLAFLARHRGEAGIVYCLSRKKVEETAAWLETQGIPALPYHAGLDAEVRRTHQQRFLREEGLVMSATVAFGMGIDKPDVRFVAHLDLPKSLEAYYQETGRAGRDGEPAEAWMAYGLNDVVVHRSRIDESNAPDLQKRIERQKLDALLGYCEAPRCRRTVLLAYFGEASEPCGNCDVCLNPPEVFDGTIAAQKALSAILRTGQRFGAGHLVDLLRGRSTDKIRQFGHETLPTFGVGGELDDQGWRAVFRQLIAHGIIEPDSSQYGALTLNAAARPVLKGETTLSLRRQRPTAGKKSRFAGYASSPAIELDAADQQLFDKLRAWRQDIAKTQQVPAYVILHDRTLRELAQRRPRHRDGLVDITGLGEAKIERYGEALVELLNA; encoded by the coding sequence ATGGCAAGCGCACTCGAAGTCCTCCGTACCGTATTCGGCTATAACGCATTCCGCGGCGATCAAGCCGCCATCGTCGACCATGTGGCCGATGGGGGCGATGCGCTCGTACTGATGCCGACCGGCGGTGGCAAATCCCTTTGTTACCAGATTCCCGCGCTGCTGCGCCCAGGCATCGGCATTGTCGTGTCGCCGCTCATCGCGCTCATGCAGGATCAGGTCGACGCCTTGCTGCAAGCGGGTGTGCGCGCTGCCTATCTGAATTCCAGCCTCAGCTTCGACGAAGCGCTCGATACCGAGCGTCGCGCTGCCCGTGGCGAACTCGATCTGCTCTATGTCGCGCCCGAGCGCCTGCTCACGGAGCGGTTTCTCGATCTGCTCGACCGGCTCGACGAGCGGGGTCAACTGGCGCTGTTCGCCATTGACGAGGCGCATTGCGTTTCCCAGTGGGGCCATGACTTCCGTCCCGAGTACATTCAGCTCTCCGCACTGCACGAACGCTACCCGCGCGTGCCGCGCATTGCGCTGACCGCCACCGCGGACAACGCGACACGCGACGAAATCCAGACACGCCTCGGCCTGACCGAAGCGCGCCTGTTCGTCTCGAGCTTCGACCGGCCGAATATTCGTTACGAGATCGTCGATCGCGACAATCCGCGCAAGCAGTTGCTTGCCTTTCTTGCCAGGCATCGCGGCGAGGCGGGCATCGTCTACTGCCTGTCGCGCAAAAAGGTGGAGGAAACCGCCGCGTGGCTCGAAACGCAGGGCATTCCGGCCCTGCCTTATCACGCCGGACTCGATGCGGAGGTTCGACGCACGCACCAGCAGCGGTTCCTGCGAGAGGAAGGTCTGGTCATGTCGGCGACCGTGGCCTTCGGCATGGGCATCGACAAGCCCGACGTGCGCTTCGTTGCTCACCTGGATTTGCCCAAGAGCCTCGAAGCCTATTATCAGGAAACAGGCCGCGCCGGTCGCGACGGCGAACCCGCGGAAGCCTGGATGGCCTACGGGCTAAACGACGTCGTGGTGCATCGCAGCCGCATCGACGAGTCGAACGCCCCCGACCTGCAAAAGCGTATCGAGCGCCAAAAGCTCGACGCCCTGCTCGGCTATTGCGAAGCGCCGCGTTGCCGCCGCACCGTGCTGCTGGCGTATTTCGGCGAGGCCAGCGAGCCTTGCGGCAATTGCGACGTCTGCCTGAACCCGCCAGAAGTTTTCGACGGCACGATTGCGGCACAGAAGGCACTTTCGGCCATTCTGCGCACGGGCCAGCGCTTCGGCGCCGGGCATCTGGTGGACCTGTTACGCGGGCGCAGCACCGACAAGATTCGTCAGTTCGGGCACGAAACCCTGCCGACATTCGGCGTCGGCGGCGAACTCGACGATCAAGGCTGGCGCGCAGTGTTTCGTCAGTTGATCGCACACGGCATTATTGAACCCGACAGCAGCCAGTACGGCGCATTGACGCTGAACGCAGCGGCGCGCCCCGTGCTCAAGGGGGAAACCACGCTATCGTTGCGGCGCCAGCGACCAACGGCTGGCAAGAAGAGCCGCTTTGCCGGCTACGCATCATCGCCCGCTATCGAACTTGACGCCGCCGATCAGCAACTGTTCGATAAATTGCGCGCCTGGCGGCAGGACATCGCCAAGACGCAGCAGGTGCCTGCATACGTTATCCTGCACGACCGGACGCTGCGTGAGCTTGCACAACGCCGCCCGCGCCATCGCGACGGTCTCGTCGACATCACCGGACTCGGTGAGGCCAAGATCGAACGCTACGGCGAAGCGCTCGTCGAGCTGCTCAACGCCTGA
- the msbA gene encoding lipid A export permease/ATP-binding protein MsbA: MSVPHKPTGPILRRLLGYLQPYWHMGLLAVLAMALVAGTEAAIPAVLKPVLDKGFSGGDPWKLWYVPAAVIGLAVIRGLAQYSANYMLSWVSNRVLLDLRVRMFERLLHAPASFYQRETTSTLINALVYEVNQVLGVLTTVLITLVRDSLTVVGLLGYLFYLNWRLTLVVAVILPLIGWLVGKINRRLRRLNREQQTLTNALSYVVEEAVGGYKVVKIHNGEAYEKSRFDKMTSTLRGYAMRVTVSGGLAQPVTQALASLALAIVITVAMIESSSGEMTVGGFTAFVTALLLVVSPLKHLMDVNQPLQRGVTAAELIFEVMDVEVEPIGGDRTLERAKGRVTFDHVSFHYGASERPTLDRISLDVAPGEMVALVGPSGSGKTTLVNLVPRFFDPTGGRILLDDIPLTDLRLADLRRQIAFVSQDVVLFNDTVAANVAYGQEIDYERVQAALRAANLADAVAAMPDGVETLVGDNGMRLSGGQRQRLAIARAIYKDAPILILDEATSALDSESERHVQAALEVLMEGRTTLVIAHRLSTIERADRIVVLEHGRIVEQGSHQALVAHNGLYAHLHRIQYAQQQEA, translated from the coding sequence ATGAGCGTACCCCACAAGCCCACCGGCCCGATTTTGCGGCGTCTGCTGGGCTATCTCCAGCCGTATTGGCACATGGGCCTGCTGGCCGTTCTCGCCATGGCGCTTGTCGCCGGGACGGAAGCGGCCATTCCGGCGGTCCTCAAGCCAGTGCTCGACAAGGGATTTTCGGGGGGCGACCCGTGGAAGCTCTGGTACGTGCCCGCGGCGGTGATCGGTCTGGCCGTCATCCGGGGGCTGGCGCAGTATTCGGCCAACTACATGCTTTCGTGGGTCTCGAACCGCGTGCTGCTCGATCTGCGCGTACGCATGTTCGAACGGTTGCTGCATGCGCCGGCTTCGTTCTATCAGCGCGAGACCACCAGCACGCTCATCAACGCGCTGGTCTACGAAGTCAATCAGGTGCTTGGCGTGCTCACCACGGTGCTCATCACGCTCGTGCGCGATTCGCTGACGGTTGTGGGGTTGCTGGGCTATCTCTTCTACCTGAACTGGCGCCTCACGCTGGTGGTGGCCGTGATTCTGCCGCTCATCGGCTGGCTCGTCGGCAAAATCAATCGTCGACTGCGCCGTCTGAACCGCGAGCAGCAAACGCTGACCAATGCACTCTCGTACGTGGTCGAGGAGGCGGTGGGCGGTTACAAGGTAGTGAAGATCCACAACGGCGAGGCGTATGAAAAGTCGCGCTTCGACAAGATGACCAGCACGCTGCGCGGCTATGCCATGCGTGTGACTGTCTCCGGCGGTCTGGCGCAGCCGGTCACGCAGGCGCTCGCCTCGCTCGCCCTGGCTATTGTCATTACGGTGGCGATGATCGAGTCGTCGTCGGGCGAGATGACCGTCGGTGGCTTTACGGCGTTTGTCACGGCGCTGTTGCTCGTTGTCTCCCCGCTCAAGCATCTGATGGACGTCAACCAACCGCTGCAACGCGGTGTGACGGCCGCCGAGCTGATTTTCGAAGTCATGGACGTCGAAGTCGAGCCGATCGGTGGCGACCGCACGCTTGAGCGTGCCAAGGGCCGCGTGACATTCGATCATGTGAGCTTTCATTACGGCGCCAGCGAACGGCCGACGCTCGACCGGATTTCCCTCGATGTGGCGCCCGGTGAGATGGTGGCGCTGGTCGGGCCGTCCGGCAGCGGTAAGACAACGTTGGTCAATCTGGTGCCGCGCTTCTTCGACCCCACGGGGGGACGGATTCTGCTCGACGATATTCCGCTGACCGATCTGCGTCTGGCCGATTTGCGCCGCCAGATTGCATTCGTGAGCCAGGACGTCGTGCTCTTCAACGACACCGTGGCGGCGAACGTGGCGTACGGCCAGGAAATCGACTACGAGCGCGTGCAGGCGGCATTGCGTGCGGCCAATCTGGCCGATGCGGTGGCCGCCATGCCTGACGGAGTGGAGACACTCGTGGGCGACAACGGCATGCGCCTCTCGGGCGGTCAGCGTCAGCGTCTGGCGATTGCGCGCGCAATTTACAAGGACGCCCCGATTCTCATTCTCGACGAAGCGACGTCGGCGCTCGATTCGGAGTCGGAGCGCCATGTGCAGGCGGCGCTGGAAGTGTTGATGGAAGGGCGAACCACGCTGGTGATCGCGCACCGGCTCTCGACCATCGAGCGTGCGGATCGCATTGTGGTGCTGGAGCACGGCCGGATTGTGGAACAGGGCTCGCATCAGGCGCTGGTGGCACATAATGGCCTCTACGCGCATTTGCACCGCATTCAATACGCGCAACAACAGGAAGCCTGA